A part of Miscanthus floridulus cultivar M001 chromosome 6, ASM1932011v1, whole genome shotgun sequence genomic DNA contains:
- the LOC136456784 gene encoding small ribosomal subunit protein uS12 — translation MGKTRGMGAGRKLKTHRRNQRWADKAYKKSHLGNEWKKPFAGSSHAKGIVLEKIGIEAKQPNSAIRKCARVQLVKNGKKIAAFVPNDGCLNYIEENDEVLIAGFGRKGHAVGDIPGVRFKVVKVSGVSLLALFKEKKEKPRS, via the exons GGAAGACACGTGGTATGGGAGCTGGGCGCAAGCTCAAGACCCACCGCAGGAACCAGCGGTGGGCTGACAAGGCATACAAGAAGAGCCATTTGGGCAATGAGTGGAAGAAACCCTTCGCTGGTTCATCCCATGCCAAGGGCATTGTTCTGGAGAAGAT TGGTATTGAGGCCAAGCAGCCAAATTCTGCTATCCGTAAGTGTGCTCGTGTTCAGCTTGTGAAGAATGGCAAGAAGATTGCTGCCTTTGTGCCAAATGATGGTTGCTTGAACTACATTGAGGAAAAT GATGAGGTGTTGATTGCCGGATTTGGTCGTAAGGGTCACGCTGTGGGAGATATTCCTGGTGTCCGGTTCAAGGTCGTCAAGGTCTCGGGTGTGTCTCTGCTTGCCCTCTtcaaggagaagaaagagaagccAAGGTCTTAG